One Methanohalophilus mahii DSM 5219 genomic window carries:
- a CDS encoding DNA topoisomerase I — MHLIIAEKQIAARRIASILSPKKPQKKRISGIDSYEFGNDEKTIVIGLSGHIVQLDFPPAYNNWQKVEAKELVDAELIITPTHAKIVSALKKLGKKATKVTIATDYDREGELIGVEALNIVKGVNESIEYERAVYSAITPAAIKEAFENTTKIDFNLADAGHSRQVIDLVWGASLTRFISLASRRLGKQFLSVGRVQSPTLALIVDREKEREAFVPTPYWEIYVDLSKNGEIFKIRHKNTRFWEKEEANRVFRLIGNEALVSSLETSTKEDKPPTPFNTTEFIRAANSIGFTPANAMRIAESLYTNGYISYPRTDNTVYPSTIDLREQIEMFSKGHFSEYAKKLLAKKELKPTKGKKETTDHPPIFPASVAKKAQLKEDEWKLYELVVRRFFATFAENAEWETMKVRFDINEEEFRANGSRLVKPGWRWYYPYNAPEDRLIPALEEGEILPVNDKEILDKETNPPGRYGQGRLIKMMEDMALGTKATRHEIISKLYSRAYVHGNPLQPTQTAYAVVEGLENYAPTITRPDMTSSLEEDMDRIAEGNTSEENVLQQSRDMLTDVFKELEDNREKISESLREGLRKDKIIGKCPDCGCDLIVRRSRRGSRFIGCEGYPDCTFSLPLPKSGHILVTDKTCDKHSLYHIKVKGQKKRAWDLGCPYCNYLEWKEEQKKEKAATPRPEKISDIPGIGKVTEEKLNSAGISTVDELENSDANEISKTTNIPLGKIIRWQEAVAY; from the coding sequence ATGCACCTGATAATAGCCGAAAAACAAATTGCAGCAAGACGAATTGCATCTATTCTCAGTCCAAAAAAGCCGCAGAAAAAAAGGATTAGCGGTATTGACTCCTATGAATTTGGGAACGATGAAAAAACCATAGTTATCGGGCTTAGTGGACATATCGTCCAGCTCGATTTCCCTCCCGCATATAATAACTGGCAAAAGGTTGAAGCAAAAGAACTCGTAGATGCAGAACTTATTATTACACCTACCCACGCAAAAATAGTGAGCGCCCTGAAAAAACTTGGCAAAAAAGCAACAAAAGTTACCATTGCCACTGACTACGACAGAGAAGGTGAACTTATTGGTGTTGAAGCTCTCAATATCGTAAAAGGAGTAAATGAAAGCATTGAATATGAAAGGGCAGTATACAGTGCAATCACACCTGCAGCTATTAAGGAAGCATTCGAAAACACTACAAAAATCGATTTCAATCTCGCAGATGCAGGACATTCCAGACAGGTGATTGATCTGGTATGGGGAGCCAGTCTCACACGTTTTATTTCCCTGGCATCCAGAAGACTGGGCAAGCAATTCCTATCAGTTGGACGTGTACAGTCGCCAACCCTTGCCCTCATTGTGGACAGAGAAAAAGAGAGAGAAGCCTTTGTACCAACGCCTTACTGGGAAATATATGTGGACCTGTCAAAAAACGGAGAAATTTTCAAGATCAGGCATAAGAATACCCGTTTCTGGGAAAAGGAAGAAGCAAACAGAGTATTTAGACTTATCGGCAATGAAGCGCTGGTATCCTCCCTGGAAACTTCCACTAAAGAAGACAAGCCACCCACACCGTTCAATACAACTGAATTCATAAGGGCTGCCAACTCGATTGGGTTTACCCCGGCCAATGCCATGAGAATAGCAGAATCCCTCTATACCAACGGTTATATTTCATACCCCAGGACCGATAATACTGTTTATCCTTCAACAATTGACCTGAGGGAACAGATAGAAATGTTCTCTAAAGGCCATTTCAGTGAATATGCAAAAAAGCTGTTGGCAAAAAAAGAACTCAAACCCACAAAGGGAAAGAAGGAAACTACAGACCATCCGCCAATCTTCCCTGCATCAGTTGCAAAGAAAGCCCAGCTTAAGGAAGATGAATGGAAACTGTATGAACTTGTAGTCAGGCGTTTCTTTGCCACGTTTGCCGAAAATGCAGAATGGGAAACCATGAAAGTCAGGTTTGATATCAATGAAGAGGAATTCAGGGCAAATGGCTCCCGGCTTGTAAAGCCAGGATGGAGATGGTATTACCCCTACAATGCTCCTGAAGATCGATTGATCCCTGCTCTGGAAGAAGGGGAGATACTTCCTGTTAATGATAAAGAAATACTTGATAAGGAAACAAACCCGCCGGGCAGATATGGTCAGGGAAGACTCATTAAAATGATGGAAGACATGGCTTTGGGAACAAAAGCCACACGTCATGAGATTATAAGCAAACTTTACTCAAGAGCATACGTGCATGGCAATCCTCTCCAGCCGACCCAGACTGCATATGCAGTGGTAGAAGGTCTGGAAAATTATGCTCCCACTATTACCAGACCAGATATGACCAGTAGCCTTGAAGAAGACATGGACCGCATTGCAGAAGGTAATACATCTGAAGAGAATGTACTGCAGCAATCCAGGGACATGCTGACAGATGTCTTTAAGGAACTGGAGGATAACCGTGAGAAAATATCCGAATCCCTCAGGGAAGGCCTGAGGAAAGACAAGATCATAGGCAAATGTCCGGATTGTGGTTGTGACCTGATAGTACGCCGCTCACGCCGGGGTTCAAGATTTATTGGATGCGAAGGATACCCTGACTGCACATTCTCCCTGCCCCTCCCAAAAAGCGGACATATCCTTGTTACCGACAAGACATGTGATAAGCACAGCCTGTACCATATAAAAGTAAAGGGCCAGAAGAAGAGAGCATGGGATCTGGGGTGTCCCTACTGTAATTACCTCGAATGGAAAGAAGAACAAAAGAAAGAAAAAGCTGCAACTCCGCGACCGGAAAAGATCAGTGATATTCCGGGAATCGGAAAAGTTACCGAAGAAAAGCTAAATTCTGCAGGCATTTCAACTGTCGATGAACTTGAAAATTCAGATGCAAACGAAATTTCAAAAACTACAAATATACCTCTGGGTAAAATAATCCGATGGCAGGAAGCAGTTGCATATTAA